Sequence from the Rutidosis leptorrhynchoides isolate AG116_Rl617_1_P2 chromosome 3, CSIRO_AGI_Rlap_v1, whole genome shotgun sequence genome:
AAGCTTCTTTTGTAGCTCCTTATAAAGGCTTTACTTACAAATCTATTTGTTATTTAGATATCAATTTAACTAAATACTGTGTATGAGCTACAACTTAAAATATGTGGTATACCTGGGGTTAAATGTTTTATTGATAATAGATGCATGATGGAGTGAAGGAAAGTATTGTCCTTCAGGGAGGGATCCCATATAACTAGTGGTGGAGACAATAGAAAGCGTAGGAGGTGCTCTACTACCCCCAACTTGTTCCTTTGAAATAGATATTTGGTATCTTAATTAAAGAATCTTATCTTAATAGATTAGTGTAATTTGCTCGATAATCAATGAGTGGtcttatttttatgtttttataattAGCCAACTACACAATATTTTATTAGCACAAACCCCTATTATATTTAAAGCAAAGTCCATTGAAAGATTCAACTAATGAATTATTAGATCTTAATACACAAATGACGAAGAAGAACCTGGATGTGATTTCCGACTTTCTCTAAATGTTCTTTTAATTGTTTTTCTTTAAATATTTCTGTTAAATTTCTAATATAATTTTATTTACGTATTACGTATTACTAAAATTATAGATgatgttttattaaatataaatgaaaGAAAAGTAAATAAAAATAGTATACATTGCAAGTGTTTTTGAAaaaagaaatgaaaaggaaaacAAAGGAAATGAAAGGAAACAACagggagaagaaaaaaaaaaaattaatgaataGACATTTACAGTGTTTTTGTTTGATATATTTTACATATAAAATAAGTTGGTTAGAAATAAAGACTAcgttattttgttataacatacaaaatattattgttattcttTTTAAATAAGTATAATCTCCCTAACTTAAATTCTAGCCCACCTCTAGAGGCCTTTCGGTTGATTTACAAGCAGAGTTGCTGGATGGCGGAGCTGATTAGATGGACTTTGTGGAGCAAGACGACGGGGTTGAGTTGCTCGGTTTTCCTTTTTGCTTGTTTCCGTTGGTGATGGACTtgctggaatttttttttttttttttttttttttttttttttttttttgaggtggAGGTGGACTTGGTGAACATCTTTGATTTTCTTCATGTCATGACTAACAATCTCAAATATAATTTTATTTATGTATTACATGCTAACATTATGAATGAAGTTATAAAGGATATGAAGGTAGAAAAAAATACATTACATTCGTGAGTCTCTTTTAAGAAGGAAATgaatagaaaaaaaaaagaaatgaaaGGAAACAAAATGAGCTGAATAGAAATTTCTATTCATAGAAGAGACTCGGGAATGTAACACATAACAAAAGGAGATGAATAGAAATGTACAATGTTTTTTTGTTTAAAATAGTTTACATATTATGTGCATGTTCCAGCTTGAAGTAATGATACACTCGGTGAATTTGGTTTTTGCGTTTGTTTAAGCCGAATGCAATAACTTGGtatgtttaatttttgataatatggCTTAAAATTTATATTCAGAATTTGACATATTAAGGTTTCTTATTTCCGGGTTTAGAACAATTTCTCATTGCATAATTCAATATTTGGAAATGCAGTTATGTTATCAAAATTTGGATCCACCGGCAATAATTTCTTGTAAACAATCTTTCGTTTTATTCATTTTTTACCCATGAAACGAGATACAATAATGCACAAAGATTCATATCCTGCTTTTTAATCTTGAAAAGTGGCCTTTAGTTTATCTTATCTTCGATGATAAGTCCCAAAAAATGTACATTTGTTTACTTATACACATTGCAGTATCCATTTCCATAACAAACCTCGTGATTTTAAATCTTTTAAATGTGTATAGGTACATGGAATTTGTAGTATTCCATCTCTTTAGTCACGGAGCAGATGTGATAGTCGTTGTAGACATCATCCCAACATATTTAGTAAGATACCAAAAACGGGCAGACAAGGAATTAAACTAACAAGGATATGAGCAATCATGTTATGAATACTTAATGCCATTTATGTTTCAATAGTAGAATATTTAGTGTGCAATGTTGATGTAGTCGTCCATTTAATTACTTTGTCTAAGTAGCGGTTAATTGCTTTGTATAACTAGCGCTTAATTGCTTTGTAACTTGTAATTTCGATTTGAGTACAAACCTATAGAGTTGAGGAGTGTCCAAATTCATTAGGGAGGGAAAAGGCCGTCTCCTATCAAACAATGGCTAATTTGATTCTTTCTTAGAAGGTCCAACTTGAATTATTACAAACCCACTAAGTAGCCCATTATTATGGAAAAAGAAAAATTAGCATAGTCTATTTTTCTGAAGGCATCAATTATCTACTTTTATTAGGCACAAAACCGTCGATGAAACTTTGGTCAAATATAATTTTATTTACGTATTACGTACTAGTAAAATTATGAatgaagttttattaaatataaaggaAAGGGATGCATATAAAAAATGTATTACATTCGTGAGTCTCTTTCAAAAAGGAAATGAACGGAATAAAGGAAACAAATGGAAATAATaggaatataaatataaaagaaaaataaaaggaaaTGAATAGAAATTTAGAATGTTTTTGTTTGATATAGTTTACATATAAACTAAGTTATTAGAAATAAAGACTATGTTATTTTGTTATAATATACAACATTTATTTTTATTGTTACTCTATATAAATAAATCGAGAATCTCTTAGCTTAAAGTTCTAGCTGTGCCTCTGCATATAACAGACATAAATATATCAAAAAATGAAATAtacaaattaataaataaaaattgtgcTCTGTATTAGGTGATTATAATTTGATCTTTGTAATACAAGGTCAGGACCAAACAGTATTAAATTGCACAACACCTAagcatatatcatatatcatcaaATAAATTAATTTCTGCTAAATAATTAATGACAAAATCATTATTGAAACGGAAACGACGCAAAGCATTTGGAGTATATATAGATCGACTGTAACCTTTCGTTCTTCATCATTGGTGGACATGACTAAAGCTGAagaaattaatataaatatgataaaaaCATTGATATGCTTCATTTTTCCTCTTCTTCAGCTCCTTTTAATTGCTTAAATCAAAATGAAGAAATATTAGTGCACAGGCACTACTATTTTATAGGATCAGTGCCATAGCTTTACTGAAAGGCAACTAGAAATTGGTTCATTTGGTTGGTTGCATCTTTTGTTTAGCAAGTTAAGTATGATAGTCATGAAAGATAGCGTTTTGTTATGAATTAGTTATAGTCTGTGGAGTGTTAATGTGATGCCCATGTGACAACTAGAAGTTTAGTTATGTTAGTTATGAAAGGGAGTGATCTTGGGACCAAGAGAGTACACATATGGTTTCAaacttataatgtatatgaattgaCCAGGTTATTGGAGATTAGGCATGGATAGCTTACCTACAAAGTGGAATCTATCGGCTAGAGGTGTGGAATTACCTACTATTACATGTCCTTTGTGTAATGTGGGAATTGAAACTGTTTCACACCTTTTTTTCGGGTGCCAAATTATTCGGGATGTTTGGAATCGGATCAAGCGTTGGATTGACATGGAGCTTCCTGAATTCGATTCGTGGTCACAGTTATTTGATTGCAAACTGGCGTTGGAATGCTACAAATGATGCTAAGAAGAAGTTACTTGCAATCGTTTCAGCTACCACTTGGGTGTTTTGGCGATTCCAGAACCAAGTTGTTGGTAACGATAGCTCGGCTCAGAATAGTCTTATTTTCGATAATATTGTATTATATTCTGTTACGTGGTTATCACATAGAAACACATTAGTTTCTAACTGGAACTTGTGGCTTCAAAGACCTTTGTAATCCCTGTTCTAGCGTCCTACTAGAGAGGTTTTCTTATTGATAAAATTTGTAGCGTTCCAATAAAAAATCCAGGTTGAGGTCTAAAGTTCAAGCCTCACCAAGAGCATAGAAAAGATCAAAAAATTCAGGTTAACTGATTAGATTGCATACACTATCCAAAGGATATCTACGAACTTTTCTAGTATCGTACATAAAATGCATTGGTTCGACGATGACGTGTCGCCTTTTTTAAATTATCCCCCTTTTTCTTACAGGGGGCTACAAGCCTTCGTCCCCATCCCAAAAGGTTCAAGCGTCCATAGCTACAACCAATCATAACCAATTTGAGTGACAAAGAGGACGACCGACTAGGGACTGTTGGAGCGGGTCACAGATAATGAACCATGTACGACGCAATTAAGAAGATTAATTGACTGAAAAAGAGACCACATGAGAAAGCTATTTGTTTCCATTAGCTACTCATTTGTTTGATGGAGCCGGGGGATGGCAGGTGGCACAGACCCAAAAAAATTTGTTGTTCATTAACTAAATATACTACTGAGTATCAAAGATAGTGTTACTATAGCGATCGTCTTGATTGTAATTtcacaaacttttttttttttttttttttttttttttttggttctttAAGCCAATCAGATGTTAGGAAAATGTGTACATTCCCTAAAATACCTTTGACTCACCTCACTAATACCCATCAATACCCTTGCTGATACTTTGTGAAAAGAATATGTTATAAATtcaattgtaaaagaatttccaccTCTGAAAACAGTAAAAATAACTATAATCAACTTATACATTTTGCACCAGCTGCATAGATTTCTACCTAAACTACAAACAGTTAGTATTCGCGGTCGACCACAAAATACACATTATAACAAACATGAAAGAAAATACTCATTGCAAAATGCTTAAaactttaaaaattaaaattataacaaACAGAACAAGATTTCACATGAAACAAATCGTCAGCAAGAATAAGAATATAACAAATCTCAATTAGAATTTGACAGTACAACCCTGTGTGcggttttttttaataaaattaaagggAAAGTACTAATAACCACAACCTAACTCTGTTCGATACAGAAGAGGATGAATATAAATATACCTAGAGATGCAGCCTCATTATAGTCTCCGTGTGATCATGCTATGGGACAGACACTAGAGTAAATGTTGACTTTGACTTAAACAATACAGACGTATAATCCAAACCATACACAAACTAACAAGTAATGAATAACAAGTGAATATGGAGTTTACAAAATTCTAAAAAGAATTATTCTTACTGTTTCTTGTTGGGTTCGAATACGTGCTTGATCAATGACTCCTTGATTGACAGTAATTCAGGGAACTCTTTTTTCAACTTTGATGCATCCAACTCGTTATTACTTCGTGGGGCCACTATCACTTTGGCTTGTTCTTCAAGTGTGAAGTTAGCCCATTTAAATTCTGGGTTTATGTACTTTTTGTACATTTCGAGAATCTCGTTGTGGCTTACCACCCCTGGATTTGTGAAGTTCCAGATTCCTTGCAGGTTTCTCTTGGCCATTTCGATAGAAATTGGCAAAAGTTCATCCAATATAGTCATGCTGTTTGGTATGTTCACAACTTTATCGTAACGAGCAATTTTCGTGATAAAGTTACGTGGGTTTTTCAGGTCTGATGATATCGGCATTCGGACTCTGAGTGTGCAAACATTGTCATATTCTTTCAATAGTTCCTCAACCTGCAAACAAGTTATCAACGTTAAATTCAAGGTTGTAAAGACGCGAGTTGGGGACAAGTCGGTAGGAACCTAGGTGGGACGAGTCGGTTGTGTCGGGGATGAGTCGGACGTTGACAAACATTgacttataaataaataaattaaccatatacatatacatacatacatacacacacatatacacgcgcgcgcacgcgcacacacacacacatacacatatatatacacacataaataTATCAAATATAAAACATATAAAACTTAAGTATTTCGAACAAAGATATATGGcacaaaatttaattttaaaaaatataaaaatgttGACCTAAAAGTAAGGAGGAATAATAATTACCATAGCCTTGGTCTTGGAATAAAATGACCCGATGAAATTAGGTTTGTCTTCTTCTTTAAAACCGATGCCAGAACCTTCTGGATGTTTAGCATCATACTCAAAAATGCATCCAGTAGCAAAATTGATCATCAAGATCCCATTTTCTCTGCACACATCAGCTAAATTAAGTGTACCCGAGACATTAGTACGTATCGTTTCTGTCTTATGAGATTCACACCAATCAACATTAGGTCTGCCAGTGACACCAGCAGCATTAAAAACATGACTAGGTTTAATAGTTTGAAGATCAACTAAAAGTTGTGATCGGTCCTCCAAACGACCTCGTCCATATTCGTATTGAATCCCTTGTTTCTCACATAATTTCCCAAGTAAACCACCGATCCACCCTGTTTTACCATAGATTAAGAACTTCAAGACTGGTTTTTTAATAGAGTTGATACTCGTTTTTGAAGGAACCTGCACTCCAATCTGAGAAGTATTAATCGCCAAATCGGTTGTATCAAATTCACCATTGTCGGGCCCATCTACATGTCTATCGACCCCACCTGGCATCATTAACATTCTTGGATGAGGAAGAAGTGCTCCAGAAACATCTCCCCACCAATCAGGATTGCTCGTATACCACTCGATCGTCTTTTTAAGACCATCTTCCCATAACGTCCTTTCGGACCAACCCAAGCACTTCAATTTCTCGTCATCCAAGAAATACCTCTGATCATTAAACGGTCTGTTCTCTACAAACTTGATGCTTGATTCAGCATCCAAATTGAAAAGTTTGCACATATCTTTTGCAACATCAGTTACTCTTCTCTCCTTTTTCGTCCCGATATTATAAACATGGCCCACTTCTCCCTTGTGAAGTATTACTTCAAAAGCCTCTGCAACATCTTCACAATAAAGATAACTTCTAACATTAGAACCATCACCATGAATAGGAAGTGGCTGTCCTCTCATAGCCAAAAGAATGAACTTAGGGATTAGTTTTTCTGGAAATTGGTTCGGGCCATAAACGTTGTTTCCTCTAGTTGTAATAACAGGCAACCCATATGACCTACCATAAGCCATAACAAGCATTTCGGCCCCAGCTTTTGTGGCTGAATACGGGTTTGTAGGAAGAAGTTGTGAAGCTTCATGGTTCCCTACAACAGCATCCTCCTCTGTTTCACCATAGACCTCATCTGTACTCACATGAATAAACCGTCTAATCTGGCCAGTAACTTTGCAAGCTTCTAGAAGCACGTGGGTCCCATAGATGTTATTCTTTGTGAACTCAAAACTGTTTCCAAATGAGTTATCAACATGAGTCTGTGCAGCAAAGTGCATTATTGTATCTATAGATTCAGTGATTAAAAGGTAGTTGACTAGATCAGCACTGCCAATATCCCCCTTAACAAACTTAAAATTGGGAGACGATCTAGATGGATTAAGGTTCTTAAGATTTGAACAATAATCAAGCTTGTCAAGCACCACAATCTTGTAATCAGGGTAGCTTCTGACTAGCCGATTAGCAACATGAGACGCAATGAAGCCAGCAGCACCAGTGATGAGAATGTTCTTTGGTGTGTACGTAGTCATACTGGATCTGTTCAACAGTAAACAAGTAACAAGTCTAGCTCAAAATCCACATGCTAAAACCAGTGCTATACACTAAACAGAGCTATACACAAATGTAAGCTCAATAGTTGCATATAAAAAGCTAACTGATCACTAGTAAACAGCAAGTTATTTCATTTGCCACAGAACAGGAGATCACAATCAGCATATCCATATCTAAAATCAGCTACTGAGCCAAACAAAATAACAGTTAACAGGCACATGAAATCATCACATCAAAACCTAAAACATGAATAACAATTAACTAGATCTAGATTGAATTACACATCTCGTTGCTTCAAATTGAGGTTTACTGTTCAAATTCAGCACATCATGCAGTTAACCAGATCTAATCAAATGTTTAACTCAACAACACATAGCCTATACAAACCGCACAATAAAAACCTAAAAAGCACGGATTGTTATCAAACGGATCCAGATCAAATTACGCATTTCCGTAATCAAATTGAGGCTTATACAAGTGCGATCCAGCACATTAAACACTAAATCAGATCTAATTATAGCATAATTAAATAAATGTTATAATCATCAGTAAATAAGCAAAAATTCGAAATCGTTCAATAAACAATGAGGTCAAAGTATATTGAATTatgttatgtgtatatatatatatatatgaacaacaATGTGGAGCTGTTTAGCTAGAAATGGAAATAATTAAACGTAGATAAATGTGAACATACATGAATAATTTGGATCGAGAGAGGACCGACCAGAAAGGTGATGATCGAAGAAAAATTTACGAAATTTTACACGAGACCCAAAGAGTGGCAACAGACGCCTGGATCGATATATATACATGCTTCTTGTACATAtttgaaatattttaattttataatatgaatttagtTAACCACTCCCAACATGTGTCATTGTCTAATCGTGTACTTTACGATGAAAAAGTGGgttttttttattgtaattgttcgATAACTTTAAATGTTAAGTTTTTGTGTCAAAGGTCGATAAGATAATCTAGTAAAATcggatgaaaataataaaatatatattatatattatatattatatttattaaatcagaaagaattatGATTGATGGGTATCACGTCTGATGCTCAAAGAACCCACCGTCACATTTCCCACTCACTCCGACTTCCGTCAAAAATCGACACCGCTTTATTAGGCGACAAGCACGCCACATCAACTGACGGATCTCGTTTGACGCTCAGATAAGAAGTCTTAAGATTTTCATTAACGTGTCGGTTTAAAAAGTGTTGCTTTTAAAGTAATTGTTCAATACAATACTTTAAAACACATTAATCATAACTATTAGGCCACATGCAGCGGACCGCCACCATTATCGTGACCAGTCCGCCACCCCTTTACCACCATCACGAGCAGTCTGCCACTGGCTCCGCCAGTGGCTGCTGCAACGACTCTCACGGGCTGAACAATGGGGCCCACttcaatttttcaaatttttaaaatttcaatccgttgttttttttttctttttctttttttccaacccatttcatatatatatatatatatatatatatatatatatatatatatatatatatatatatatatatatatatatatatatataccccatTACTTAACCAAAAACATATATCACTTTCAAATTGTCTCACTTTCAAATTTTCACTCTCAATTTTTATACACAAAAATGGTTTCCACAAACACTGTTACGGTTGAGATTCACAGCGGCGAGTTGTTTTTCGATGACATGGACTGATACGTCGGTGGTAGGGTCGATACCTTAGATGTGGCGGTTACCGGCCTTTACGTTAGCGAATTGTTCGATCATTTAAGGCGAACCGCTGATTGCGATGAGGTTTCACATTTTGCTTACTGGGATGACGAAAAGAAGGTCTTCGAGTGGCTCGAGGATAACGATAAATGGGCGTGGCTACTCGGAACCGCAATAATCAACTCGACAAATGTCGTGTTGTATACGAAACATATTTGGGACGATCTTCCTCACGTAACTGATCGTAGTGAGGATGGTTATTATACCGATTAATCGGTATTTAGTTTATGTTctcgtgttttttttttattaactCATGTTTTTTTATGTACTAGTGTTTTTTTATGTGCTCGTGTTATTTTTATGTACTCGTGTTTTTTTTttattcgttgtttatttttaatgtaagcgtatttttattaattaatgtaatcggttttttttattattttgtttctaatttgtatttttttttatttttttagtttataattgttatttatatttatattttaagttttaaataataataaaaaaatgggtAAAGTGAGGTGGTGAAGTTTATGATTGTGAgggtttagtgaaaggaatgtcAAAGGGTTTGTGCTGATGTGGCTGATGTGGCAGTGAAAATGTTAGTTGTAAcaacctgactttttcgacttatttttgtgcttgttactttctgccaaactgcgtatttgtgcgtactgtgttggtttatattctgggatcttattttatgattaattactttcgttcataccatacaacgtgccattaagtacttagttacttaacttgatccccgaatgcttttatgaccgttagtgtcacttgacgttttgaacgagctatatgttttggtataCGTTTaactttgtcgtaattggaatatttcgactacgtaat
This genomic interval carries:
- the LOC139897877 gene encoding trifunctional UDP-glucose 4,6-dehydratase/UDP-4-keto-6-deoxy-D-glucose 3,5-epimerase/UDP-4-keto-L-rhamnose-reductase RHM1-like, whose translation is MTTYTPKNILITGAAGFIASHVANRLVRSYPDYKIVVLDKLDYCSNLKNLNPSRSSPNFKFVKGDIGSADLVNYLLITESIDTIMHFAAQTHVDNSFGNSFEFTKNNIYGTHVLLEACKVTGQIRRFIHVSTDEVYGETEEDAVVGNHEASQLLPTNPYSATKAGAEMLVMAYGRSYGLPVITTRGNNVYGPNQFPEKLIPKFILLAMRGQPLPIHGDGSNVRSYLYCEDVAEAFEVILHKGEVGHVYNIGTKKERRVTDVAKDMCKLFNLDAESSIKFVENRPFNDQRYFLDDEKLKCLGWSERTLWEDGLKKTIEWYTSNPDWWGDVSGALLPHPRMLMMPGGVDRHVDGPDNGEFDTTDLAINTSQIGVQVPSKTSINSIKKPVLKFLIYGKTGWIGGLLGKLCEKQGIQYEYGRGRLEDRSQLLVDLQTIKPSHVFNAAGVTGRPNVDWCESHKTETIRTNVSGTLNLADVCRENGILMINFATGCIFEYDAKHPEGSGIGFKEEDKPNFIGSFYSKTKAMVEELLKEYDNVCTLRVRMPISSDLKNPRNFITKIARYDKVVNIPNSMTILDELLPISIEMAKRNLQGIWNFTNPGVVSHNEILEMYKKYINPEFKWANFTLEEQAKVIVAPRSNNELDASKLKKEFPELLSIKESLIKHVFEPNKKQ